One Planctomycetota bacterium DNA segment encodes these proteins:
- a CDS encoding response regulator transcription factor translates to MNVLIVEDDPVIGKALQQGFVEAGHQCTWVRDGVRALELGRNKSLDAITLDLMLPGVSGLDVLRRLRAEKIVTPVLLVTARGSVEERVAGLAAGADDYLVKPFAFVELMARIEAVCRRTVTRPSPTLEVGDLTLDLTTRRVARGDREIDLTPTEFSLLEYLMRFAGKVVTRKMLCEHLWDMTWDGTTNVIDVHINRLRSKLDKGYDESLIETVRGRGYAIREP, encoded by the coding sequence ATGAATGTACTGATCGTCGAAGACGACCCGGTGATTGGCAAAGCATTGCAACAAGGCTTCGTCGAAGCCGGCCACCAATGCACTTGGGTTCGCGACGGCGTCCGCGCCCTGGAGTTAGGTCGCAACAAGAGTCTCGACGCGATCACGCTCGACTTGATGTTGCCCGGCGTCAGCGGCCTGGACGTGTTGCGCCGACTGCGGGCCGAGAAGATCGTCACGCCCGTGTTGCTGGTGACGGCGCGCGGCAGCGTGGAAGAGCGCGTGGCCGGTCTGGCCGCGGGTGCCGACGATTATCTGGTCAAGCCGTTCGCTTTTGTGGAACTCATGGCCCGTATCGAGGCCGTCTGCCGCCGAACGGTGACGCGTCCTTCGCCGACGCTCGAAGTCGGTGACTTGACGCTCGACCTGACCACGCGGCGCGTGGCCCGCGGCGATCGCGAAATCGATCTCACGCCGACCGAATTCAGCCTGTTGGAATACCTGATGCGGTTTGCCGGCAAAGTGGTTACTCGCAAGATGTTGTGCGAACACTTGTGGGATATGACCTGGGACGGCACGACGAACGTCATCGACGTGCATATTAATCGACTTCGCAGTAAACTCGATAAGGGGTACGACGAATCGCTTATCGAGACGGTGCGAGGCCGAGGGTATGCCATCCGCGAACCATAA
- a CDS encoding alkaline phosphatase D family protein, with protein sequence MQLDPTELARLGRALKSGLVLSRRHFALLGAAAAALPLLPRPALGITLKSPKLSDYPFKLGVASGDPLPTGVVLWTRLAPEPTTGGGMPNENVEVRWQVARDEGMTQIVKQGAVVATPEAAHSVHIEVDGLEPDRWYWYQFAAAGETSRKGRTRTAPAFDATPSRLNLAFASCQHYEQGFFTAYEHMVRDELDLILHLGDYIYEYGGKEKLARKHVGPELTTLDDYRNRYAQYHADEQLQTAHAYCPWLVTWDDHEFDNNYANHVSEEPNVATEGFLKRRAAAYRAYYEHMPLRAAQMPHGPDLELYRQVHFGRLAQFSILDTRQYRTDQPCGDGNKPPCADALDPQASLMGPAQRAWLFDRLQSSPATWNVLAQQVMMARVDRVPGEVIAHSMDQWPGYEAERRSVLQFLADKRIKNPVVLTGDIHSNWANELQVHRDDLQGPVVASEFVGTSITSGGDGSPTGKDTPGVLAENPFVKFYNRQRGYVRVSITPQRWQSDYRVLDYVTKRGSPIGTAKSFVVESGSPKLHEA encoded by the coding sequence ATGCAACTCGACCCCACCGAACTCGCTCGTCTTGGTCGCGCCCTGAAGTCGGGGCTTGTTTTGAGCCGACGACACTTCGCCCTGCTCGGAGCCGCGGCTGCCGCGCTGCCGCTGTTGCCGCGACCGGCGCTGGGCATCACGCTCAAATCGCCAAAGCTCTCGGACTATCCGTTCAAGCTTGGCGTGGCGTCGGGCGACCCGCTGCCAACGGGCGTCGTGTTGTGGACCAGGCTCGCTCCCGAGCCGACCACCGGTGGCGGTATGCCCAACGAGAATGTCGAAGTCCGCTGGCAAGTCGCCCGCGACGAGGGGATGACCCAGATCGTCAAGCAAGGCGCCGTGGTCGCCACGCCCGAGGCGGCCCATTCGGTCCACATTGAAGTCGACGGGCTCGAGCCCGACCGCTGGTACTGGTATCAATTCGCGGCCGCCGGCGAGACGAGCCGCAAGGGACGCACGCGCACCGCGCCGGCCTTCGACGCGACACCCAGCCGGCTGAACCTGGCCTTTGCCTCGTGCCAGCACTACGAGCAGGGCTTCTTCACCGCCTACGAGCACATGGTGCGCGATGAACTCGACCTGATTCTGCACTTGGGGGATTACATCTATGAATACGGAGGGAAGGAGAAACTCGCCCGCAAGCACGTTGGCCCCGAGCTGACGACGCTCGACGACTATCGCAACCGGTACGCCCAGTATCACGCCGACGAACAATTGCAGACGGCTCACGCTTATTGCCCGTGGTTGGTGACGTGGGACGATCACGAGTTCGACAACAACTACGCGAACCACGTTTCGGAAGAACCCAACGTCGCTACCGAAGGTTTCTTGAAGCGCCGCGCCGCCGCGTATCGCGCCTATTACGAGCATATGCCACTGCGCGCGGCGCAAATGCCCCACGGGCCGGATCTGGAGTTGTACCGTCAGGTCCACTTCGGGCGACTGGCTCAGTTTTCGATTCTGGACACGCGACAGTATCGCACCGATCAGCCGTGTGGCGACGGGAACAAGCCGCCGTGCGCCGACGCGCTCGATCCGCAGGCGTCGTTGATGGGACCGGCGCAGCGGGCCTGGCTATTCGATCGGTTGCAGTCGTCACCGGCCACGTGGAACGTGCTGGCCCAGCAGGTGATGATGGCCCGCGTCGATCGCGTGCCCGGCGAGGTGATCGCGCACAGCATGGACCAATGGCCCGGCTACGAAGCCGAGCGGCGAAGCGTGCTGCAATTCCTGGCTGACAAGCGGATCAAGAACCCGGTGGTCCTGACCGGCGACATCCACAGCAATTGGGCCAATGAGTTGCAGGTGCATCGAGACGATCTGCAAGGCCCCGTCGTGGCCAGCGAGTTCGTCGGCACGTCGATCACCTCGGGAGGCGACGGCTCGCCAACCGGCAAGGATACCCCAGGAGTGCTGGCCGAGAATCCGTTCGTTAAGTTCTACAATCGACAGCGCGGCTATGTGCGCGTGAGCATCACGCCGCAGCGCTGGCAAAGCGATTACCGCGTGCTCGACTACGTGACCAAGCGTGGCTCGCCGATCGGCACGGCCAAATCGTTCGTCGTCGAGTCAGGCTCGCCGAAGTTGCACGAAGCGTAG
- a CDS encoding HAMP domain-containing protein, which produces MPSANHNSNAAGGSPNYLSPASAARSISSANSRRPLSFWEIIGSLHFRLTLWYSVVTLLVVVASLGAVRESVRLTLLGEIDDTLREEALEVATTVEEFYPDFERIGHELNRKAQTHEHSDMFIRLVDRTDAVVFQTSTMPSAISGRPPLALQPDRPQTISNYRLIRHDTKKADVPRHSIQVGVSTTYVARDVAEIERILATIGVAVLLITPIGGYWLAGRATRPLARIIDITARLHPTNLDERLHLRGTRDELDRLSQTINGLLDRIAAYITQMRQFTADAAHELRSPMAAMQSSLDVALTIDRTPEEYKEILAQTLEECASLRDLVNKLLTLAETDAGRITKPAQPTELDKIVSRSCEMFAAVAETRDVRLNLAKLEPANVYGDAARLRQVITNLIDNAIKFTPQAGTVTVELTADPHRGEAQLRVCDTGVGIVATDLPHIFERFYRADKARQRGDKSTGSGLGLSICESIVSAYHGTIRADSYPGRGTTIFVTLPLAQTSQNGQAENPVASLTG; this is translated from the coding sequence ATGCCATCCGCGAACCATAATTCGAACGCCGCGGGCGGATCGCCGAATTATCTATCGCCAGCTTCGGCTGCGCGCTCGATCAGCAGCGCCAACTCGCGCCGTCCGCTGAGCTTTTGGGAAATCATCGGCTCGCTTCACTTCCGGCTCACCCTCTGGTACTCGGTGGTGACGCTGTTGGTGGTGGTAGCGTCGCTGGGGGCCGTGCGCGAGTCGGTTCGGCTGACCCTCTTGGGCGAGATCGACGACACGCTTCGCGAAGAGGCGTTGGAAGTCGCCACCACGGTCGAGGAGTTCTATCCCGACTTCGAGCGAATCGGCCACGAACTGAACCGCAAGGCCCAGACCCACGAACATTCCGACATGTTTATCCGACTGGTCGACCGAACCGACGCCGTCGTGTTCCAGACCAGCACCATGCCCAGCGCCATCTCGGGGCGCCCGCCGCTAGCCTTGCAGCCCGACCGGCCGCAAACAATCAGCAACTATCGACTGATCCGCCACGACACCAAGAAGGCCGACGTGCCGCGCCACTCGATCCAAGTCGGAGTCTCGACCACGTACGTCGCGCGCGACGTGGCCGAGATCGAGCGTATTTTGGCCACGATTGGCGTGGCGGTGCTATTGATCACGCCCATCGGCGGCTATTGGCTGGCTGGCCGCGCCACGCGCCCCTTGGCGCGGATCATCGACATTACCGCGCGGCTGCACCCGACGAATCTGGACGAGCGGTTGCACCTCCGCGGCACGCGCGACGAGCTGGACCGCTTGAGCCAGACGATCAACGGCTTGCTCGACCGCATTGCGGCCTACATCACCCAGATGCGCCAGTTCACCGCCGACGCCGCGCACGAACTGCGCTCGCCGATGGCGGCCATGCAAAGCTCGCTCGACGTGGCGCTGACCATTGATCGCACGCCGGAAGAGTACAAAGAAATCCTGGCCCAAACCCTGGAAGAATGCGCCTCGCTGCGCGATCTGGTGAACAAACTGCTGACGTTGGCTGAGACCGATGCCGGCCGCATCACCAAGCCGGCCCAGCCGACCGAACTCGACAAGATCGTGTCGCGCTCCTGCGAAATGTTCGCAGCCGTGGCCGAGACGCGTGACGTCAGGTTGAACCTCGCCAAGCTGGAACCGGCCAACGTCTATGGCGACGCGGCCCGGTTGCGGCAGGTGATCACGAACCTGATCGACAACGCGATTAAGTTCACGCCGCAAGCGGGCACGGTCACGGTGGAACTGACGGCCGATCCACACCGCGGCGAAGCCCAACTGCGCGTCTGTGACACTGGGGTGGGCATCGTGGCGACCGATTTGCCCCACATCTTCGAGCGGTTCTATCGGGCCGACAAAGCCCGGCAGCGCGGCGACAAGAGCACGGGCAGCGGGCTGGGACTGAGTATCTGCGAATCGATCGTCTCGGCCTACCACGGCACGATCCGCGCCGACAGCTACCCGGGTCGCGGCACCACGATCTTTGTCACGTTGCCGTTGGCCCAAACATCACAAAACGGCCAGGCCGAAAACCCCGTCGCGTCGTTAACAGGTTAG
- a CDS encoding alpha/beta hydrolase: protein MYLHGVHLARLHENPTFTGLFGQHGLRVIAPQTKRSWWADKICDEFDPQLTAEQHVLRNIVPQIKERWGAEPPRIALLGTSMGGQGALRFAFKHPNTFPIAVAMAPAIDYQIRYDDPEEETIIQMYPDAEAARQDTATLHVHPLNWPRNVWFSSDPNDLRWHESAQRLHMKMSALGIPHETDLETEAGGHSWDYYNHMAPRALQFIVDRLEQERRRV, encoded by the coding sequence ATGTACCTGCACGGCGTCCACTTGGCGCGGCTGCACGAGAACCCGACGTTCACCGGGCTGTTTGGCCAGCACGGACTGCGGGTGATCGCGCCCCAGACCAAGCGCAGTTGGTGGGCCGACAAGATTTGTGACGAGTTCGACCCCCAGCTCACGGCCGAGCAGCACGTGCTGCGAAACATTGTTCCACAGATCAAGGAACGCTGGGGGGCCGAGCCGCCGCGGATTGCGCTGCTGGGAACGAGCATGGGGGGGCAAGGCGCGCTAAGGTTCGCGTTCAAGCACCCGAATACATTTCCCATCGCCGTGGCCATGGCGCCGGCGATCGATTACCAGATTCGCTATGACGATCCCGAGGAAGAGACGATCATCCAGATGTACCCCGATGCCGAAGCGGCGCGGCAGGACACGGCCACATTGCACGTTCATCCGCTGAACTGGCCGCGGAACGTCTGGTTCTCGTCCGACCCGAACGATCTGCGCTGGCACGAAAGCGCGCAGCGATTGCACATGAAAATGTCGGCGCTCGGCATTCCGCACGAGACCGACCTCGAGACCGAAGCTGGCGGACATAGCTGGGACTATTACAATCACATGGCCCCGCGAGCGCTGCAGTTCATTGTCGATCGCCTGGAACAAGAGCGCCGCCGCGTGTGA
- a CDS encoding KpsF/GutQ family sugar-phosphate isomerase, which yields MSSEAALRLEPLSPFEQLAYAREILQLEAESLTKLSARLSLDFCRAVELVCACRGNVVVTGMGKAGLVGQKISATLASTGTRSIYLHPAEAVHGDLGRVSSDDVILALSQSGETEEVIRLLPLLTKMQTPIIAVTGRETNTLARAATVTLALGAMREACSLGLAPSTSTTAMLALGDALALVASRANRFGRADFARLHPAGALGRELSHVEDYMRPLAECRLARDNATVRDVFAALRRPGRRSGAVMLTDAEGRLSGLFTDSDLARLFEARRDDAFDGPICDVMTARPTTVPVGAMLTDAVAMMAERKISELPVVDGRGAPAGLIDITDMVGMIPDTPR from the coding sequence ATGAGTTCCGAAGCCGCTCTGCGCCTCGAACCGTTAAGTCCCTTCGAGCAACTCGCTTACGCCCGCGAGATTCTGCAGCTAGAAGCCGAATCGCTGACTAAGCTGTCGGCGCGGCTGAGCCTCGACTTCTGCCGCGCGGTGGAACTGGTCTGCGCCTGTCGCGGCAACGTGGTGGTCACCGGCATGGGAAAGGCCGGCCTGGTCGGCCAAAAGATCTCGGCCACGTTGGCGTCGACAGGCACGCGCAGCATCTACCTGCACCCGGCCGAAGCGGTCCACGGCGACCTGGGCCGGGTCAGCAGCGACGACGTGATTTTGGCTCTGTCGCAAAGTGGCGAGACCGAAGAAGTAATCCGTTTGCTGCCATTACTAACCAAAATGCAAACGCCGATCATCGCCGTCACCGGCCGCGAGACCAACACGCTGGCTCGGGCCGCGACGGTGACCTTGGCGTTGGGTGCAATGCGTGAAGCTTGCTCGCTGGGGCTGGCCCCCAGCACCAGCACGACGGCCATGCTGGCGCTGGGCGACGCGTTGGCCCTGGTTGCCAGCCGTGCCAACCGGTTCGGCCGCGCCGACTTTGCCCGCTTGCACCCGGCCGGTGCGTTGGGGCGCGAGCTGAGTCATGTCGAAGATTACATGCGCCCCTTGGCCGAATGCCGTCTGGCGCGCGACAATGCGACGGTGCGTGACGTGTTCGCCGCGCTGCGCCGACCCGGTCGGCGCAGCGGCGCGGTCATGCTGACCGACGCCGAAGGGCGGCTAAGCGGCTTGTTCACCGATAGCGACCTGGCTCGGCTGTTCGAGGCCCGCCGCGACGACGCCTTTGACGGACCGATTTGCGACGTGATGACCGCGCGGCCGACGACGGTGCCGGTCGGCGCGATGCTGACCGACGCCGTGGCGATGATGGCCGAGCGCAAGATCAGCGAGTTGCCGGTCGTCGACGGCCGCGGCGCGCCGGCCGGCCTGATCGACATTACCGACATGGTGGGGATGATCCCCGACACACCGCGCTAA
- a CDS encoding HAD hydrolase family protein, which produces MSITRQCEPIELILSDVDGVLTEGSIIFDNEGVELKRFHIRDGLGIKLWRRAGGKFGILTGRNSHIVNVRAAELGIDLVRQGTEQKSPAAREIIAQLGLRPEQVCYIGDDLPDLPPMKSVGLAVAVADASPEVREAADYVTKLPGGRGAVRETIEMILKAQRRWDDLIRTYQ; this is translated from the coding sequence ATGAGCATTACTCGACAATGTGAACCGATCGAGCTCATCCTTTCGGATGTCGACGGCGTGCTGACCGAAGGGAGCATCATCTTTGACAATGAAGGTGTCGAGCTGAAGCGGTTCCACATCCGCGACGGGCTGGGCATTAAGCTCTGGCGGCGCGCCGGCGGCAAGTTCGGCATTCTGACCGGGCGCAATTCGCACATTGTCAACGTCCGCGCGGCCGAGCTAGGCATCGACCTGGTCCGACAAGGGACCGAGCAAAAGAGCCCCGCGGCGCGCGAGATCATCGCCCAGTTGGGCTTGCGCCCCGAGCAGGTTTGCTATATCGGGGACGATCTTCCCGACCTGCCGCCAATGAAGTCCGTCGGACTGGCGGTGGCCGTGGCCGACGCTTCGCCCGAGGTGCGCGAGGCGGCCGACTATGTGACCAAGTTGCCCGGCGGCCGCGGCGCGGTGCGCGAAACGATCGAGATGATTCTCAAGGCCCAGCGTCGTTGGGACGACCTGATCCGCACCTATCAATAA
- the hpt gene encoding hypoxanthine phosphoribosyltransferase — protein sequence MKVLLSEQQLRDGVARLADQINDHYGGKPLTIIGVLTGSIVLVADLIRQLRMPLRVGVVQASSYRGAATTPGELRIRADMLPDLKGRNVLVVDDIFDTGQTLHGLLAELKTLGPNDLRSAVLLCKEGRQQVAMLPDYVGFTIPDEFVVGYGLDYHDEHRNLPYLAVVEP from the coding sequence GTGAAAGTATTACTCTCTGAACAGCAATTGCGCGACGGCGTGGCGCGCCTGGCCGACCAGATCAACGACCATTACGGCGGCAAGCCGCTGACGATCATCGGCGTGCTGACTGGCAGCATCGTACTCGTGGCCGACCTGATTCGCCAGTTACGGATGCCGCTCCGCGTGGGCGTGGTGCAGGCCAGCAGCTACCGCGGCGCGGCCACCACGCCCGGTGAATTGCGAATCAGGGCCGACATGCTCCCCGACTTGAAAGGGCGAAACGTGTTGGTGGTGGACGACATCTTCGACACCGGCCAGACTTTGCACGGATTATTGGCCGAATTGAAAACTCTCGGCCCGAATGACCTGCGCAGCGCTGTCCTGCTGTGCAAAGAGGGCCGGCAGCAGGTGGCAATGCTTCCCGATTACGTCGGCTTCACGATTCCCGATGAGTTCGTCGTGGGCTACGGGCTCGACTATCACGACGAGCATCGCAACTTGCCTTACTTGGCCGTGGTCGAGCCGTGA
- a CDS encoding MOSC N-terminal beta barrel domain-containing protein, whose product MPRLASITVYPIKSLPGVQVESIDVLASGALAWDRRWEIVDAAGDVINAKRTPQVHHLRAAFDLSAESVALAVDDHTATTFSLAHDGEAIEAWLSRSFAEPVRLIENVAAGFPDDTDSPGPTLVSRASLASVASWFPQFPADQIERRFRANLVIEDAEPFWEDRLCGEPGESVPFRLGEVRFEGTNPCQRCVVPTRNPETGDTWQGFAKTFARHREDTLPAWAPRARFDHFYRLTLNTRPALGHVGGTLRVGDELVVDGN is encoded by the coding sequence ATGCCTCGGTTGGCGTCGATCACGGTCTATCCGATCAAGTCGTTGCCCGGCGTACAGGTCGAATCAATTGACGTGCTGGCCAGCGGGGCGCTGGCCTGGGATCGGCGCTGGGAAATCGTTGACGCCGCCGGCGATGTGATCAACGCCAAGCGAACGCCCCAGGTGCATCACCTGCGCGCCGCGTTCGATTTGTCGGCCGAATCGGTGGCGCTGGCCGTTGATGATCATACGGCCACGACGTTCTCGCTGGCCCACGATGGCGAGGCGATCGAGGCCTGGCTCAGCCGCTCCTTTGCCGAGCCGGTGCGATTGATCGAGAACGTCGCGGCGGGCTTTCCGGACGATACCGACTCGCCCGGGCCGACGCTGGTTAGCCGGGCGTCGCTCGCTTCGGTCGCGAGTTGGTTTCCGCAGTTTCCGGCCGATCAGATCGAACGCCGCTTCCGCGCCAACCTGGTGATCGAAGACGCCGAACCGTTCTGGGAAGATCGGCTTTGTGGTGAGCCGGGTGAGTCGGTGCCGTTTCGATTGGGCGAGGTTCGTTTCGAGGGGACCAACCCTTGCCAGCGGTGCGTCGTGCCGACGCGAAATCCCGAGACCGGCGACACCTGGCAGGGGTTCGCCAAGACATTCGCGCGGCATCGCGAGGACACCTTGCCCGCGTGGGCGCCCCGCGCGCGATTCGATCATTTCTACCGGCTGACATTGAACACCCGTCCCGCCCTGGGCCACGTCGGCGGCACATTGCGCGTGGGGGACGAATTGGTCGTGGACGGCAACTAG
- a CDS encoding sodium-dependent bicarbonate transport family permease, whose translation MDLHEFLHKVVHNLFQPLLLFFYMGVLIPILRVGFEFPHQVYQGLVVFLLLSIGWHGGEELAKLQAHELYQALGFMVVGFVLNFIIGIIAYAILRVVTRLRRVDAATVAAYYGSDSAGTFATCIGTLGGLQVATLAAALMASQVPMERLGLGKDVDFKKVKAAAADPVIVERWKQEGVDVASVQAAVAKGNDYVEAPYMPVMLAIMEIPGCLVGLYLVARCRRTGMDKLGNMPDEPGYNPTALAHASGVLHGQEHGHGEHVSVESSDPTPKKSESIFSASLLHEVFLNTGIYLLFGAIAIGFIGQMQGSSVVAKDDPFFLNMFHGVLCMYLLEMGITAAKRFADLRVAGIKFILFGMLAPNLFATIGILVAHGYSHLSGAEFSTGTYMVFAVLCGASSYIAVPAIQRLAIPEASPTLPLAASLGLTFSYNVTIGITVYEYIALALKAALPV comes from the coding sequence ATGGACCTTCATGAGTTTTTGCACAAGGTTGTCCACAATCTATTCCAGCCCTTGCTGCTGTTCTTTTACATGGGGGTGCTGATTCCCATCCTGCGCGTGGGATTTGAGTTTCCCCATCAAGTTTATCAGGGCCTGGTCGTGTTCCTGCTGCTTTCCATCGGCTGGCACGGTGGCGAGGAACTTGCCAAGCTCCAAGCGCACGAGTTGTATCAGGCGCTCGGCTTCATGGTCGTTGGTTTCGTGCTGAACTTCATCATCGGCATTATCGCCTATGCGATTCTGCGCGTGGTCACGCGTTTGCGCCGAGTCGACGCGGCCACCGTGGCGGCGTATTACGGCTCGGATTCGGCCGGTACGTTTGCCACCTGCATTGGCACCTTGGGTGGGTTGCAAGTGGCGACCTTGGCGGCCGCGTTGATGGCTTCGCAGGTGCCCATGGAACGGCTTGGTTTGGGTAAGGACGTCGATTTCAAGAAGGTAAAGGCCGCCGCGGCCGATCCCGTGATTGTTGAACGATGGAAGCAAGAGGGAGTGGACGTGGCGTCCGTTCAGGCCGCCGTGGCCAAGGGCAACGACTATGTCGAAGCCCCCTACATGCCTGTGATGCTTGCTATCATGGAAATCCCGGGCTGTCTGGTCGGCTTGTATTTGGTTGCCCGCTGCCGCCGCACGGGAATGGACAAACTGGGCAACATGCCCGACGAACCAGGTTACAATCCGACGGCGCTAGCCCATGCTTCCGGGGTTTTGCATGGTCAAGAACACGGCCATGGCGAACACGTGTCGGTCGAATCGAGCGACCCAACACCGAAGAAAAGCGAGAGCATCTTCAGCGCTTCGCTGCTGCACGAAGTTTTCTTGAATACGGGCATTTACTTGTTATTTGGCGCCATTGCCATCGGTTTTATCGGTCAAATGCAGGGCTCGTCGGTGGTCGCCAAGGACGACCCCTTTTTCTTGAATATGTTTCACGGCGTGTTGTGCATGTACTTGCTCGAAATGGGCATCACCGCCGCCAAGCGTTTCGCCGACCTGCGCGTGGCGGGGATCAAGTTCATCCTGTTCGGTATGTTGGCCCCGAACTTGTTCGCCACGATAGGCATCCTGGTCGCGCACGGCTACAGCCACCTCAGTGGGGCCGAATTCTCGACGGGTACCTACATGGTCTTTGCCGTGTTGTGCGGCGCGTCGTCGTACATTGCCGTGCCGGCGATTCAGCGTTTGGCCATTCCCGAAGCCAGTCCCACGTTGCCTTTGGCGGCATCGTTGGGGCTCACCTTCTCGTATAACGTGACCATCGGGATCACGGTCTACGAGTACATCGCGCTGGCGCTCAAGGCCGCCTTGCCGGTCTAG
- a CDS encoding ketose-bisphosphate aldolase, which yields MIVTTKALFELAYGKYAVGAYNINNLEQTIGLFRGNLGKRNSNEEASSTKDSAPFIIQLSRGARGYTDKRYLEAMIRTSEEVFPDAIFAVHLDHGTEEVCYECIDSGFYSSVMIDASHETFDQNIAITKRVVERAHERGLSVEAELGMLGGVEEDISVEAEHACLTDPDQAVEFVERSGCDSLAVAIGTSHGAYKFKGSQALHFDRIEQIQKRLPGYPLVMHGSSSVPKEWVDRINNAGGKMPDTSGVREGDYLPAAKLGVTKVNIDTDGRLVWCAIYRETFRDKPADFDPRTPGKPFMAAYADFIIHKNHKLGSAGQLEAVRKELAAVRA from the coding sequence ATGATCGTCACGACGAAAGCCCTGTTCGAGCTAGCATACGGCAAATATGCCGTCGGCGCGTACAACATCAACAATCTGGAACAGACCATTGGCCTGTTCCGCGGCAACTTGGGCAAGCGGAACTCGAACGAAGAAGCGTCCAGCACCAAGGACAGCGCTCCGTTCATCATCCAGCTTTCGCGCGGCGCGCGGGGCTACACCGACAAGCGGTATCTAGAAGCGATGATTCGCACGTCGGAAGAGGTGTTTCCCGACGCGATCTTTGCCGTCCACTTGGACCACGGCACCGAAGAGGTCTGCTACGAGTGCATCGACAGCGGCTTCTATTCTTCGGTGATGATCGACGCCTCGCACGAGACGTTCGACCAGAACATCGCCATCACCAAGCGCGTGGTCGAACGGGCTCACGAGCGCGGATTGTCGGTCGAAGCCGAGTTGGGCATGCTGGGTGGTGTCGAGGAAGACATCTCGGTCGAAGCCGAACACGCCTGCTTGACCGATCCGGACCAGGCGGTCGAGTTCGTCGAGCGCTCGGGCTGTGACTCGCTGGCCGTGGCCATCGGCACCTCGCACGGCGCCTACAAGTTCAAGGGCTCGCAAGCCCTGCACTTCGACCGGATCGAGCAGATTCAAAAGCGTCTGCCTGGCTATCCCCTGGTGATGCACGGCAGCAGCAGCGTGCCCAAGGAATGGGTCGACCGGATCAACAACGCCGGCGGCAAGATGCCCGACACCAGCGGCGTGCGTGAAGGCGATTACCTGCCGGCCGCCAAGCTGGGGGTGACCAAGGTGAACATCGACACCGATGGCCGCCTGGTCTGGTGCGCGATCTACCGCGAGACTTTCCGCGACAAGCCGGCTGACTTTGACCCGCGCACGCCGGGCAAGCCGTTTATGGCTGCGTACGCGGACTTCATCATTCACAAGAACCACAAGCTGGGCTCGGCGGGCCAGTTGGAAGCGGTGCGCAAGGAACTGGCCGCGGTTCGCGCCTAG